One segment of Cataglyphis hispanica isolate Lineage 1 chromosome 23, ULB_Chis1_1.0, whole genome shotgun sequence DNA contains the following:
- the LOC126857846 gene encoding tyramine/octopamine receptor, with amino-acid sequence MNSSGESGGTMSDDYEVGGCSVPEEETGSNLPTWEAVVATLTLSFLIVATVFGNMLVILSVFTYRPLRIVQNFFIVSLAVADLAVAILVMPFNVTYLLLGKWIFGIHLCKLWLTCDVLCCTASILNLCAIAMDRYWAITDPINYAQKRTLKRVLGTIAGVWILSGAISSPPLAGWNDWPEELEPGTPCQLTRRQGYVVYSSLGSFFIPLLLMSLVYLEIFLATRRRLRERARQSRLGPVQSTRHRETDDAEESVSSETNHNERSTPRLQAKPSLIDDEPTEVTIGGSGTTASTRRAAGAGDAVATSATVYQFIEERQRISLSKERRAARTLGVIMGVFVVCWLPFFLMYVIVPFCPACCPSDRMVYFITWLGYVNSALNPLIYTIFNLDYRRAFRRLLRMR; translated from the coding sequence ATGAATTCAAGCGGAGAGTCTGGCGGAACGATGTCCGACGATTACGAGGTGGGGGGCTGCAGTGTCCCGGAAGAGGAGACAGGCTCGAATCTGCCGACGTGGGAGGCCGTGGTGGCCACGTTGACCTTGAGCTTTCTCATAGTCGCGACAGTGTTCGGCAACATGCTGGTGATCCTGAGCGTGTTCACGTACAGGCCGCTACGGATCGTCCAGAATTTCTTTATCGTCTCGCTGGCAGTGGCCGATCTCGCGGTGGCGATACTCGTGATGCCATTTAACGTAACCTACCTGCTACTGGGCAAGTGGATCTTCGGCATTCATCTATGCAAACTGTGGCTGACGTGCGACGTGCTCTGTTGCACCGCCAGCATCCTCAATCTCTGCGCGATCGCGATGGACCGTTACTGGGCGATCACCGATCCAATCAACTATGCTCAAAAGCGCACCCTCAAGCGAGTTCTCGGCACGATCGCCGGCGTGTGGATCCTCTCGGGTGCTATCAGTTCGCCGCCCTTAGCCGGCTGGAACGACTGGCCGGAGGAACTGGAACCAGGTACGCCCTGCCAACTCACCAGACGCCAGGGCTACGTCGTATACTCGTCCCTGGGCTCGTTCTTCATACCATTGCTGTTGATGAGCCTTGTCTATCTGGAGATCTTCCTGGCGACGCGCAGGAGACTGCGGGAACGAGCTCGACAGAGCAGGCTGGGCCCGGTGCAGTCCACGAGACACCGCGAGACCGACGACGCCGAGGAATCGGTCAGCTCGGAGACAAATCACAACGAGCGCTCGACGCCCCGTTTGCAGGCGAAGCCGTCGCTGATCGACGACGAGCCTACCGAGGTAACGATAGGCGGTAGCGGAACCACCGCGTCTACCAGACGTGCCGCCGGTGCCGGTGATGCTGTGGCCACCTCGGCGACCGTCTACCAGTTCATCGAGGAACGACAGCGGATCTCGTTGTCCAAGGAGAGACGCGCGGCGAGGACCCTGGGCGTCATCATGGGCGTATTCGTTGTCTGCTGGCTGCCATTCTTCCTCATGTACGTCATCGTGCCGTTCTGTCCGGCCTGTTGCCCATCGGATCGGATGGTGTACTTCATCACGTGGCTCGGTTATGTCAATAGCGCTCTCAATCCCCTCATATATACGATCTTCAATCTCGATTATAGAAGAGCGTTCAGGCGACTGCTGCGAATGCGCTGA